One Bombus pyrosoma isolate SC7728 linkage group LG7, ASM1482585v1, whole genome shotgun sequence genomic window carries:
- the LOC122569283 gene encoding phospholipid phosphatase 6 isoform X1 has translation MEKHSKREIPSMLNKILDRDVQLTRGVVKCVESLPLMRMLRKHYKMLEISCHAVPWITSILAFIWILNNKNLYQMQVNLLMALILDIIITAILKAYTRRRRPAVNDDPFSLGPDKYSFPSGHASRSVLIFYFFKYLWPVSDICLLSISIWIFAVILSRLLMRRHYILDVSAGIFLGYIEGMLVSILYLESETCSNLIYWITDEKLDGAEYDI, from the exons ATGGAGAAG CATtctaaaagagaaattccatcaatgttaaataaaatactagaCCGTGATGTCCAGTTAACAAGAGGTGTTGTTAAATGTGTAGAAAGCTTACCACTAATGAGAATGTTAAGAAAGCATTACAAAATGTTAGAG ATATCTTGCCACGCAGTACCCTGGATAACATCAATACTTGCATTTATTTGgattcttaataataaaaatttgtatcaaatGCAAGTCAATTTGTTAATGG CTTTAATACTAGACATTATCATTACTGCTATATTGAAAGCATatacaagaagaagaagaccaGCAGTTAACGACGATCCTTTTTCACTAGGACCTGATAAGTATTCATTCCCATCGGGTCATGCTTCTCGGTCGGTacttatcttttatttctttaaatatctgTGGCCTGTGTCTGATATTTGTCTCCTGTCGATATCAATATGGATCTTTGCTGTAATTCTGTCTAGACTTTTAATGAGAAGGCATTATATTCTTGATGTTTCTGCAGGGATTTTTCTAGGTTATATTGAAGGAATGCTTGTaagcattttatatttagaatctGAAACTTGTTCCAATTTAATATATTGGATAACTGATGAGAAACTAGATGGTGCagaatatgatatttaa
- the LOC122569279 gene encoding gastrula zinc finger protein 5-1-like isoform X2 → MGLEARMEYGIWSFHAAGELWGDPRLARRHPILPSSATQLLPRAAFALSGLHRPDMVPLPLTSAGPPYGPMELVTKRDGDRVAEENEEKEEKQDDDEGNIDRADENDNQTSVPKENDDNEDAGDESDTGSTNSSHRSANNNLSTKLLDPMSYLTFDKDGTVTPVLNGWVLGAYTAMLGRLSAATAALEATEIPNIPSDSDSESEHSSYTEKSRGSSPNVSNAHRGYSCGSCDVVAPTRPALRKHIVDCHPPVPSAETGETKSCPSSGCDFTTNSRCEMETHVAAHVAQGMTPTGKKRTLALQRVRYEREEYRCSLCSYACTIEKAFQRHLRAHAKGTAPETRVSCAVCGADRSSEVDLSRHMRRHRDDRYFCCDICIFRTVQLKKLIQHRRMHTGEKPHLCPHCAYRSARRDNLRSHVRRVHKKENLYCDTFSPRGMLLTPTVIGRDSPLVQSPESSPSSNSESTN, encoded by the exons ATGGGGCTGGAGGCGCGT ATGGAATATGGGATCTGGAGTTTTCACGCCGCGGGTGAACTTTGGGGTGACCCGCGTCTCGCCCGAAGGCACCCGATTCTACCATCAAGCGCGACACAGTTGCTGCCGAGGGCCGCGTTCGCCCTGAGCGGACTCCACAGACCGGACATGGTGCCGTTACCGTTGACTTCCGCCGGGCCGCCGTACGGACCTATGGAATTGGTGACGAAAAGGGACGGTGATCGAGTTGCGGAGGAGAAcgaggagaaggaagagaaacaggATGACGACGAAGGGAACATCGATCGAGCCGACGAAAACGATAATCAG ACCAGCGTACCGAAAGAAAATGACGACAACGAAGACGCTGGAGACGAAAGCGACACCGGAAGTACGAACAGCTCGCATCGTTCGGCCaacaataatttatccacgAAGCTGCTCGATCCCATGTCCTATCTGACGTTCGACAAG GATGGAACGGTTACACCGGTTCTTAATGGCTGGGTCCTCGGCGCTTATACCGCCATGCTTGGAAGACTTTCAGCAGCGACCGCGGCTCTCGAAGCTACAGAAATCCCGAACATTCCGTCTGACAGCGACTCCGAGAGCGAGCATTCGTCTTACACCGAGAA ATCTCGAGGTAGCAGTCCGAACGTAAGCAACGCGCATCGCGGTTATTCCTGTGGTTCCTGTGACGTGGTCGCGCCAACGAGGCCAGCTCTGCGAAAGCATATCGTCGATTGTCATCCACCGGTACCCAGCGCGGAAACTGGAGAAACGAAAAGTTGTCCGTCCTCGGGCTGTGACTTCACCACGAACAGCAGATGTGAGATGGAGACTCATGTAGCTGCACACGTGGCACAGGGTATGACGCCCACAGGGAAGAAGCGTACTCTGGCTTTGCAACGCGTCAG ATATGAAAGGGAGGAGTATCGGTGCTCGTTATGCTCGTACGCGTGCACCATCGAGAAAGCGTTCCAGAGGCATTTGAGGGCACACGCGAAAGGCACGGCGCCGGAAACGAGGGTGAGCTGCGCTGTGTGCGGCGCGGACAGATCGTCGGAAGTAGATCTGAGCAGACACATGAGAAGGCATCGCGACGACCGATACTTTTGCTGCGACATTTGCATCTTTCGCACGGTACAGTTAAAAAAG CTCATCCAACACCGACGAATGCACACGGGCGAGAAGCCACACCTTTGTCCACACTGTGCGTACCGAAGTGCACGCCGTGACAATCTACGTAGCCACGTTAGACGAGTGCACAAGAAGGAGAATTTATATTGCGACACGTTCAGTCCACGCGGTATGCTGTTGACACCCACTGTCATCGGAAGGGACAGTCCTCTGGTGCAGAGCCCGGAATCCTCGCCGTCGTCCAACTCGGAATCCACGAACTAG
- the LOC122569281 gene encoding uncharacterized protein LOC122569281 isoform X1: MQKDQSETPKLRRLRRVQKASTPEPVKKNIVDHITNVRAGSSHHRATMAPSDFASQQSFPKKKITLDRTSISSMQSMADGTKIMDSECNDVELKLLYDQYLQKIMTEIILKKKTEEKEKLFLSQLATIAKEYDHNEEKLFKLKTRERDIINLTKIQNEIDSQILDVNNCTRGEENKILEKILSQLYDLLKPLDILRCDNIVLPETPEEWEETKQALKSCSESLKSIIDLIGTKIESYQSVNEGIKEFVCTLNNIKDHQRRLEKELYELQALTLKSASLTLM, translated from the exons atgcagaaaGATCAGTCGGAAACACCAAAACTGAGACGACTTAGGAG ggTACAAAAGGCTTCTACACCAGAACcagtaaaaaagaatatagtGGATCACATAACAAATGTTCGTGCAGGTAGTTCACACCATAGGGCAACAATGGCCCCATCTGATTTTGCTTCACAACAGA GTTtcccaaaaaagaaaatcacaTTGGATCGTACCTCGATATCTTCTATGCAATCAATGGCAGATGGAACAAAAATAATGGATTCAGAATGCAACGACGTGGAGTTGAAACTCCTTTACGACCAGTATTTACAAAAGATTATGAcagaaataattctaaaaaagaaaacagaagaaaaagagaaattgtttttatcTCAGCTGGCCACGATAGCCAAGGAATATGATCACAAcgaagagaaattatttaaattaaaaactagagaaagagatataataaatttgaccaagatacaaaatgaaattgattctCAAATTCTAGATGTGAATAATTGCACTA GAGGAGAAGAGAACAAAATATTAGAGAAAATTCTATCGCAGTTATATGATCTTCTAAAACCTCTGGATATACTTCGTTGTGATAATATAGTTCTTCCTGAGACACCCGAGGAGTGGGAAGAAACAAAACAAGCCTTGAAATCGTGTTCAGAGAGTTTAAAGTCTATCATAGATTTAATtggaacaaaaattgaatcatATCAAAGCGTTAATGAGGGGATTAAAGAGTTTGTGTGtactttgaataatattaaagatcATCAAAGaag ATTAGAAAAAGAACTTTATGAGTTGCAAGCTCTTACATTGAAATCTGCATCCCTGACCTTAATGTAG
- the LOC122569279 gene encoding gastrula zinc finger protein 5-1-like isoform X1: MGLEARMEYGIWSFHAAGELWGDPRLARRHPILPSSATQLLPRAAFALSGLHRPDMVPLPLTSAGPPYGPMELVTKRDGDRVAEENEEKEEKQDDDEGNIDRADENDNQTSVPKENDDNEDAGDESDTGSTNSSHRSANNNLSTKLLDPMSYLTFDKDGTVTPVLNGWVLGAYTAMLGRLSAATAALEATEIPNIPSDSDSESEHSSYTEKSRGSSPNVSNAHRGYSCGSCDVVAPTRPALRKHIVDCHPPVPSAETGETKSCPSSGCDFTTNSRCEMETHVAAHVAQGMTPTGKKRTLALQRVRYRYEREEYRCSLCSYACTIEKAFQRHLRAHAKGTAPETRVSCAVCGADRSSEVDLSRHMRRHRDDRYFCCDICIFRTVQLKKLIQHRRMHTGEKPHLCPHCAYRSARRDNLRSHVRRVHKKENLYCDTFSPRGMLLTPTVIGRDSPLVQSPESSPSSNSESTN; encoded by the exons ATGGGGCTGGAGGCGCGT ATGGAATATGGGATCTGGAGTTTTCACGCCGCGGGTGAACTTTGGGGTGACCCGCGTCTCGCCCGAAGGCACCCGATTCTACCATCAAGCGCGACACAGTTGCTGCCGAGGGCCGCGTTCGCCCTGAGCGGACTCCACAGACCGGACATGGTGCCGTTACCGTTGACTTCCGCCGGGCCGCCGTACGGACCTATGGAATTGGTGACGAAAAGGGACGGTGATCGAGTTGCGGAGGAGAAcgaggagaaggaagagaaacaggATGACGACGAAGGGAACATCGATCGAGCCGACGAAAACGATAATCAG ACCAGCGTACCGAAAGAAAATGACGACAACGAAGACGCTGGAGACGAAAGCGACACCGGAAGTACGAACAGCTCGCATCGTTCGGCCaacaataatttatccacgAAGCTGCTCGATCCCATGTCCTATCTGACGTTCGACAAG GATGGAACGGTTACACCGGTTCTTAATGGCTGGGTCCTCGGCGCTTATACCGCCATGCTTGGAAGACTTTCAGCAGCGACCGCGGCTCTCGAAGCTACAGAAATCCCGAACATTCCGTCTGACAGCGACTCCGAGAGCGAGCATTCGTCTTACACCGAGAA ATCTCGAGGTAGCAGTCCGAACGTAAGCAACGCGCATCGCGGTTATTCCTGTGGTTCCTGTGACGTGGTCGCGCCAACGAGGCCAGCTCTGCGAAAGCATATCGTCGATTGTCATCCACCGGTACCCAGCGCGGAAACTGGAGAAACGAAAAGTTGTCCGTCCTCGGGCTGTGACTTCACCACGAACAGCAGATGTGAGATGGAGACTCATGTAGCTGCACACGTGGCACAGGGTATGACGCCCACAGGGAAGAAGCGTACTCTGGCTTTGCAACGCGTCAGGTATAG ATATGAAAGGGAGGAGTATCGGTGCTCGTTATGCTCGTACGCGTGCACCATCGAGAAAGCGTTCCAGAGGCATTTGAGGGCACACGCGAAAGGCACGGCGCCGGAAACGAGGGTGAGCTGCGCTGTGTGCGGCGCGGACAGATCGTCGGAAGTAGATCTGAGCAGACACATGAGAAGGCATCGCGACGACCGATACTTTTGCTGCGACATTTGCATCTTTCGCACGGTACAGTTAAAAAAG CTCATCCAACACCGACGAATGCACACGGGCGAGAAGCCACACCTTTGTCCACACTGTGCGTACCGAAGTGCACGCCGTGACAATCTACGTAGCCACGTTAGACGAGTGCACAAGAAGGAGAATTTATATTGCGACACGTTCAGTCCACGCGGTATGCTGTTGACACCCACTGTCATCGGAAGGGACAGTCCTCTGGTGCAGAGCCCGGAATCCTCGCCGTCGTCCAACTCGGAATCCACGAACTAG
- the LOC122569279 gene encoding gastrula zinc finger protein 5-1-like isoform X3, translated as MEYGIWSFHAAGELWGDPRLARRHPILPSSATQLLPRAAFALSGLHRPDMVPLPLTSAGPPYGPMELVTKRDGDRVAEENEEKEEKQDDDEGNIDRADENDNQTSVPKENDDNEDAGDESDTGSTNSSHRSANNNLSTKLLDPMSYLTFDKDGTVTPVLNGWVLGAYTAMLGRLSAATAALEATEIPNIPSDSDSESEHSSYTEKSRGSSPNVSNAHRGYSCGSCDVVAPTRPALRKHIVDCHPPVPSAETGETKSCPSSGCDFTTNSRCEMETHVAAHVAQGMTPTGKKRTLALQRVRYRYEREEYRCSLCSYACTIEKAFQRHLRAHAKGTAPETRVSCAVCGADRSSEVDLSRHMRRHRDDRYFCCDICIFRTVQLKKLIQHRRMHTGEKPHLCPHCAYRSARRDNLRSHVRRVHKKENLYCDTFSPRGMLLTPTVIGRDSPLVQSPESSPSSNSESTN; from the exons ATGGAATATGGGATCTGGAGTTTTCACGCCGCGGGTGAACTTTGGGGTGACCCGCGTCTCGCCCGAAGGCACCCGATTCTACCATCAAGCGCGACACAGTTGCTGCCGAGGGCCGCGTTCGCCCTGAGCGGACTCCACAGACCGGACATGGTGCCGTTACCGTTGACTTCCGCCGGGCCGCCGTACGGACCTATGGAATTGGTGACGAAAAGGGACGGTGATCGAGTTGCGGAGGAGAAcgaggagaaggaagagaaacaggATGACGACGAAGGGAACATCGATCGAGCCGACGAAAACGATAATCAG ACCAGCGTACCGAAAGAAAATGACGACAACGAAGACGCTGGAGACGAAAGCGACACCGGAAGTACGAACAGCTCGCATCGTTCGGCCaacaataatttatccacgAAGCTGCTCGATCCCATGTCCTATCTGACGTTCGACAAG GATGGAACGGTTACACCGGTTCTTAATGGCTGGGTCCTCGGCGCTTATACCGCCATGCTTGGAAGACTTTCAGCAGCGACCGCGGCTCTCGAAGCTACAGAAATCCCGAACATTCCGTCTGACAGCGACTCCGAGAGCGAGCATTCGTCTTACACCGAGAA ATCTCGAGGTAGCAGTCCGAACGTAAGCAACGCGCATCGCGGTTATTCCTGTGGTTCCTGTGACGTGGTCGCGCCAACGAGGCCAGCTCTGCGAAAGCATATCGTCGATTGTCATCCACCGGTACCCAGCGCGGAAACTGGAGAAACGAAAAGTTGTCCGTCCTCGGGCTGTGACTTCACCACGAACAGCAGATGTGAGATGGAGACTCATGTAGCTGCACACGTGGCACAGGGTATGACGCCCACAGGGAAGAAGCGTACTCTGGCTTTGCAACGCGTCAGGTATAG ATATGAAAGGGAGGAGTATCGGTGCTCGTTATGCTCGTACGCGTGCACCATCGAGAAAGCGTTCCAGAGGCATTTGAGGGCACACGCGAAAGGCACGGCGCCGGAAACGAGGGTGAGCTGCGCTGTGTGCGGCGCGGACAGATCGTCGGAAGTAGATCTGAGCAGACACATGAGAAGGCATCGCGACGACCGATACTTTTGCTGCGACATTTGCATCTTTCGCACGGTACAGTTAAAAAAG CTCATCCAACACCGACGAATGCACACGGGCGAGAAGCCACACCTTTGTCCACACTGTGCGTACCGAAGTGCACGCCGTGACAATCTACGTAGCCACGTTAGACGAGTGCACAAGAAGGAGAATTTATATTGCGACACGTTCAGTCCACGCGGTATGCTGTTGACACCCACTGTCATCGGAAGGGACAGTCCTCTGGTGCAGAGCCCGGAATCCTCGCCGTCGTCCAACTCGGAATCCACGAACTAG
- the LOC122569283 gene encoding phospholipid phosphatase 6 isoform X2 yields MLNKILDRDVQLTRGVVKCVESLPLMRMLRKHYKMLEISCHAVPWITSILAFIWILNNKNLYQMQVNLLMALILDIIITAILKAYTRRRRPAVNDDPFSLGPDKYSFPSGHASRSVLIFYFFKYLWPVSDICLLSISIWIFAVILSRLLMRRHYILDVSAGIFLGYIEGMLVSILYLESETCSNLIYWITDEKLDGAEYDI; encoded by the exons atgttaaataaaatactagaCCGTGATGTCCAGTTAACAAGAGGTGTTGTTAAATGTGTAGAAAGCTTACCACTAATGAGAATGTTAAGAAAGCATTACAAAATGTTAGAG ATATCTTGCCACGCAGTACCCTGGATAACATCAATACTTGCATTTATTTGgattcttaataataaaaatttgtatcaaatGCAAGTCAATTTGTTAATGG CTTTAATACTAGACATTATCATTACTGCTATATTGAAAGCATatacaagaagaagaagaccaGCAGTTAACGACGATCCTTTTTCACTAGGACCTGATAAGTATTCATTCCCATCGGGTCATGCTTCTCGGTCGGTacttatcttttatttctttaaatatctgTGGCCTGTGTCTGATATTTGTCTCCTGTCGATATCAATATGGATCTTTGCTGTAATTCTGTCTAGACTTTTAATGAGAAGGCATTATATTCTTGATGTTTCTGCAGGGATTTTTCTAGGTTATATTGAAGGAATGCTTGTaagcattttatatttagaatctGAAACTTGTTCCAATTTAATATATTGGATAACTGATGAGAAACTAGATGGTGCagaatatgatatttaa
- the LOC122569281 gene encoding uncharacterized protein LOC122569281 isoform X2: MQKDQSETPKLRRLRRVQKASTPEPVKKNIVDHITNVRAGFPKKKITLDRTSISSMQSMADGTKIMDSECNDVELKLLYDQYLQKIMTEIILKKKTEEKEKLFLSQLATIAKEYDHNEEKLFKLKTRERDIINLTKIQNEIDSQILDVNNCTRGEENKILEKILSQLYDLLKPLDILRCDNIVLPETPEEWEETKQALKSCSESLKSIIDLIGTKIESYQSVNEGIKEFVCTLNNIKDHQRRLEKELYELQALTLKSASLTLM; encoded by the exons atgcagaaaGATCAGTCGGAAACACCAAAACTGAGACGACTTAGGAG ggTACAAAAGGCTTCTACACCAGAACcagtaaaaaagaatatagtGGATCACATAACAAATGTTCGTGCAG GTTtcccaaaaaagaaaatcacaTTGGATCGTACCTCGATATCTTCTATGCAATCAATGGCAGATGGAACAAAAATAATGGATTCAGAATGCAACGACGTGGAGTTGAAACTCCTTTACGACCAGTATTTACAAAAGATTATGAcagaaataattctaaaaaagaaaacagaagaaaaagagaaattgtttttatcTCAGCTGGCCACGATAGCCAAGGAATATGATCACAAcgaagagaaattatttaaattaaaaactagagaaagagatataataaatttgaccaagatacaaaatgaaattgattctCAAATTCTAGATGTGAATAATTGCACTA GAGGAGAAGAGAACAAAATATTAGAGAAAATTCTATCGCAGTTATATGATCTTCTAAAACCTCTGGATATACTTCGTTGTGATAATATAGTTCTTCCTGAGACACCCGAGGAGTGGGAAGAAACAAAACAAGCCTTGAAATCGTGTTCAGAGAGTTTAAAGTCTATCATAGATTTAATtggaacaaaaattgaatcatATCAAAGCGTTAATGAGGGGATTAAAGAGTTTGTGTGtactttgaataatattaaagatcATCAAAGaag ATTAGAAAAAGAACTTTATGAGTTGCAAGCTCTTACATTGAAATCTGCATCCCTGACCTTAATGTAG